CTTCGGCCTCGACCTGGACCACCCGGACGACCGGCTGTCCTGCTGGCTCCAGCTGCGGCTGCTGCGCTGACCGCGCGGCGGGCGCCCTGTTTGCGCGGCGGGCCGGGTTGGTAGGACGTTCCCCATGAACGACAGCCACGCACGCTACGACGCCGTGATCGTCGGCGGCGGCCACAACGGCCTCGTCGCCGCCGCGTACCTCGCCCGGGCCGGATGGCGGGTCTGCGTGCTCGAACGCCAGGACCACGCGGGCGGAGCCGCGGTCTCCTCGCGGGTCTTCGCGGGCGTGGACGCCCGGCTGTCGCGCTACTCGTACCTGGTCAGCCTGCTGCCGCGGAAGATCGTCGACGATCTGGGCCTGGCCCTGGACCTGCGCCGCCGTCGCTACTCCTCCTACACGCCCTACGGCGACGGCGCGGGCCTGCTGGTCGACAACGGCGATCCGGTCGCCACGGCGGCCGGGTTCCGCGCGCTGACCGGCGGCGACCACGAGTTCGCCGCCTGGCAGGACTTCTACGCCCGCACCCGGCGGGTCGCCGAGGCCGTCTTCCCCACGCTGACGCAGCCGCTCCCCGACCGGGACGCGCTGCGCAAGCTCGTCGGCGACGAGGAGACCTGGCAGCAGCTCTTCGAGCGCCCGATCGGCGAGGCCGTCGAGTCGACCTTCGCCGACGACCTGGTCCGCGGCATCGTCCTGACCGACGCCCTGATCGGCACCTTCGCGGGCGCGCACGACGCCTCGCTGCGGCAGAACGCCTGCTTCCTCTACCACGTGATCGGCAACGGGACCGGCGACTGGGACGTCCCCGTCGGCGGCATGGGCGCGGTCTCCGGCGCGCTCGAGGCCGCCGCCCGCGCGGCCGGGGCCACGATCCTGACGGGCTGCCGGGTCACCTCCGTCCAGGCCGACGGGCGGACCGCCGAGGTCGGGTACACCGACGCCAGGGACGTCGAGCACGTCGTCGGGGCCCGCTGGGCGCTGTGCAACGCGGCGCCGCGCGAGCTCGCCCGCCTGGTGGGCGACGCCTCACCGGCCGAGCCGGTGGAGGGCGCGCAGCTGAAGGTCAACATGCTGCTCACCCGGCTGCCGCGGCTGCGCGACCGCTCCGTCGACCCGCGCGCGGCCTTCGCCGGGACCTTCCACATCGCGGAGTCCTACCGCGAGTTGGAGACCGCGTACCGACAGGCCGCGGCAGGCGCGCTGCCGAGCCCGGCCCCCTCCGAGATCTACTGCCACTCGCTGACCGACCCCGGCATCCTCGGCCCGGACCTCCGGGCCCAGGGCTACCAGACGCTCACCCTCTTCGGACTGCACCAGCCCGCCAGGCTCTTCCCCGCCCACGACCGCGAGGCCGCGCTGCGCGCCGTGCTCGCCCCGCTGGACGCGGTCCTGGACGAGCCGCTCGCCGACTGCCTGGCCCGCGACGCCGACGGCGACCCGTGCGTCGAGGCGCGCACCCCGCTCGACCTCGACGCCGATCTCGGCCTGCCCGGCGGCAACATCTTCCACCGCCCGCTGGCCTTCCCTTTCGCCGAAGCCGCCGAGGCCGCCTCCCCGTCCGCGGGACGGTGGGGCGTGGGCACGCCGTACGCCGCCAACCTGCTGCTCTGCGGCGCGGGCGCGCCGCGTGGCGGCGGTGTCAGCGGGATCCCCGGTCACAACGCGGCCATGGCCGCGCTGGGCCGCTGAGGCGCCGTCACCGCGGCGGTCAGGCCCTGGCCACCAGGGACTTGGGCAGTCCGGCGAAGCGCTCGAACCAGATCTGCGACGCGGGGAAGTAGTGGCGCATCTCGGTCGCGGAGAGCAGTTCGACCTCGGCGACGTCCCGCAGCGCCCGCGCCCGGTCGCCCGGGGCGATGTGCCCGTGCGGCCAGCGCTGGGAGATCGCGACCCGGGCGCGGAAGGGCAGGAACTGCATGCCGGGGAAGACCCAGTGCGGCTCGACCGGGAAGTAGCGGTAGGGGGTCTGCACCCAGTGGTGCGCCGCGAGGCAGTGGACCGCCTCGGCGAAGCGTGCCCTTCGGCTGTGCCCGCCGACGTGTTCCATCAGGGAGTTGGAGTACACCAGGTCGAAGCGCTCGGCCGTCAGCGAGGCCGGCAGTGCGCAGGCGTCGGCCACCAGGGCGGAGACGCCGGGCTCCGCGTGGTGCAGATGGCGCGGGTCGAGGTTGACCGTCACCACCTGGGCGGGACGCACCGGCGCCGGGCGCCAGGAGTCGGGCGTGCCGCCCAGGTCGAGGACCCGCATCTCGGCCAGGTCGGGAAAGCACCGCAGCAGCTCCGACCAGCGGCGGGCGCGCGCGGCGTGGGCCAGCGAGCCCGGCCGGGCCGGATCGGCGATCCTCCCGGCGAGTCCGCCGGTCCGCAGCGTGGTCTTCATCAGGTGTCCCTGTGGTCGTGGCGGAGGTCCGAAACCCGCGTGCAGGCCGTTCGCAGTGTGCGGCGGGCGGCTCGGGCGAGGACGGCATTAGGCCGTCGGGCGGCGCGTCCGCGTCCGGGCTGGGCCGGACGAGGCAACCCCGCCGTGGCCGGGCCCGTCGCTCCCCGCCGTGCCGACCTCCGGCTCCTACGATGCCGCCATGCCGAAGACCGCGCTGATCACCGGGATCACAGGGCAGGACGGCTCGTATCTCGCCGAGCTGCTGCTCGCCAAGGGCTACACCGTCCACGGCCTCATCCGCCGTGCCTCGGCCTTCAACACCCAGCGCATCGACCACCTGTACCAGGACCCGCACGAGGCGGGCACCCGGCTCTTCCTGCACTACGGCGATCTCGCCGACGGGTCGCGGATCTCCACGCTGCTGAAGCGCATCCAGCCCGCGGAGGTCTACCACCTGGCCGCGCAGTCGCATGTCCGGGTCTCCTTCGACGAGCCGGAGTTCACCGGCTCCACCACCGGTCTGGGCACCACGCGGCTGCTGGAGGCGATCCGGTCGCTCGGACTGCCGTGCCGGTTCTACCAGGCCTCCAGCTCGGAGATGTTCGGCACGGCTCCGCCGCCGCAGTCGGAGAGCACCGCCTTCCAGCCGCGCTCGCCCTACGCCGCCGCCAAGCTGTACGCGTACTGGATGACGCGCAACTACCGTGAGGCCTACGGGATCTTCGCGGTCAACGGGATCCTCTTCAACCACGAGTCCCCGCGTCGCGGCGAGACCTTCGTGACCCGGAAGATCGCCCGCGCCGCCGCCCGGATCGCGCGCGGTGAGCAGCAGCTGCTCCACCTCGGCAATCTCGAGGCGCGCCGCGACTGGGGCTACGCCCCGGAGTACGTCGAGGCGATGTGGCTGATGCTGCAACAGGACGCCCCCGACGACTACGTCGTGGCCACGGGCACCAGTTACAGCGTCCACGACTTCCTGGTGCTCTGCTTCGAGCACGCGGGTCTGGACTGGCAGGACCACGTCCGGTTCGACGAGCGCTATCTGCGCCCCTGCGAGGTGCCCGACCTGGTCGGCGACGCCGCCAAGGCGGAACGGCGGCTCGGCTGGCGGCCGCAGGTGCTCACCCCGCAACTGGCGCGCATCATGGTGGACGCCGAACTGGCGGCGGCCGCCCCGGAGCGGCCGGGCTCGGACGCCGTCGTGGGGGTGGCCCCGTGATCGCCCCGGAGACCGCGGGCCGGAGGAATCCGCTGCCGCGCCACAGCCGGGTCTTCGTGGCCGGCCACCGCGGCCTGGTCGGTTCCGCCGTGGTGCGCAGGCTGCTGGCCGAGGGCTTCACCGACCTGGTGACCCGCACCTCGGCCGAACTCGACCTGCGCGACCCGGTGGCGGTCGGGGACTTCTTCGCGGAGCAGCGGCCGGAGGTCGTCGTCCTGGCGGCCGCCCGCGTGGGAGGCATCGCCGCGAACGCGGCGCAGCCGGTGGAGTTCCTCTCGGACAACCTGCGGATCCAGCTCAACGTGCTCGACACCGCCAGGACGTACGGCGTGGAGCGGCTGCTGTTCCTCGGCTCCAGTTGCATCTACCCCCGGCTCGCCCCCCAGCCCATCCCCGAGAGCGCCCTGCTGACCGGGCCGCTCGAGTCCACCAACGACGCGTACGCCATCGCGAAGATCGCCGGAGTGCTGCACGTCCAGGCCCTGCGGCGGCAGTACGGGGTGCGCTGGATCAGCGCCATGCCGACCAACCTCTACGGCCCGGGGGACAACGTCGATCCGCAGTCCAGTCATGTCCTGCCGGCCCTGCTGCGCCGCACCCACGAGGCGCGGGCCGGCGGTGCGGACAGGCTGGTCCACTGGGGCAGCGGCGCCCCGCGCCGGGAGTTCCTGCACGTGGACGACCTGGCCAGCGCCTGCCTCTTCCTGCTGGAGCACTACGACAGCGACGTTCCGGTGAACGTGGGCACCGGCGTCGACATCAGCCTGCGTGAAGTAGCCGACCTGATCGCCCGGCTGGTCGGGTACCGGGGGCGGATCGAGTGGGACACCACCAAGCCGGACGGCACCCCGCGCAAACTGCTCGACGTGTCGCGGCTGACCGGGCTCGGCTGGAAGGCGGACATCTCGCTCGAACAGGGCCTCGCGGACACCTACGCGTGGTTCCGGCGCCGCTGAACGGACCCTAGCGGCTCCCCGGGAGCGGTTCTTCCGCCCCGCGCGGGTCCGCAGGGACCACTCCGTAGTGGATCAGATCGGCACTCGGCCGACGCAGGGCGAGTCGCAGCGTCAGGTACTGCACCAGCCACGGCGGCACCTCCTCGCCGGCCGCCATCGCGATGCCGCGCGCGGGCGGTTCACCCGCCCCCCGACGTTCCGCCCTCGTGTTGGCCGCCGTCGGGCCGGCCTGTTGCTCTGTCTCGTGGCCCCAGATGCTCAGGAACCCCGCGCGCTCCGACAGGTGCGGCCGGTACCAGATGTACGGGGCGTCGGACAGGAAGGCGGCGAGCATGGAGAAGCTCGACACCGAGCAGACCAGCAGATCCGCCCCCGCCATGACCGACAGATCCTCCAGGGCGCTCCGCGCGCGGACGCGGCCCTGGTGCCACTCGGGAAGCAGCCGGGCCGCTCCGGCCGGGTCGTCGCTCATCAGGTCGACCTGCAGCGAGCCGCCGAAGCGGTC
This genomic interval from Streptacidiphilus rugosus AM-16 contains the following:
- the gmd gene encoding GDP-mannose 4,6-dehydratase translates to MPKTALITGITGQDGSYLAELLLAKGYTVHGLIRRASAFNTQRIDHLYQDPHEAGTRLFLHYGDLADGSRISTLLKRIQPAEVYHLAAQSHVRVSFDEPEFTGSTTGLGTTRLLEAIRSLGLPCRFYQASSSEMFGTAPPPQSESTAFQPRSPYAAAKLYAYWMTRNYREAYGIFAVNGILFNHESPRRGETFVTRKIARAAARIARGEQQLLHLGNLEARRDWGYAPEYVEAMWLMLQQDAPDDYVVATGTSYSVHDFLVLCFEHAGLDWQDHVRFDERYLRPCEVPDLVGDAAKAERRLGWRPQVLTPQLARIMVDAELAAAAPERPGSDAVVGVAP
- a CDS encoding GDP-L-fucose synthase family protein, producing MIAPETAGRRNPLPRHSRVFVAGHRGLVGSAVVRRLLAEGFTDLVTRTSAELDLRDPVAVGDFFAEQRPEVVVLAAARVGGIAANAAQPVEFLSDNLRIQLNVLDTARTYGVERLLFLGSSCIYPRLAPQPIPESALLTGPLESTNDAYAIAKIAGVLHVQALRRQYGVRWISAMPTNLYGPGDNVDPQSSHVLPALLRRTHEARAGGADRLVHWGSGAPRREFLHVDDLASACLFLLEHYDSDVPVNVGTGVDISLREVADLIARLVGYRGRIEWDTTKPDGTPRKLLDVSRLTGLGWKADISLEQGLADTYAWFRRR
- a CDS encoding phytoene desaturase family protein; this translates as MNDSHARYDAVIVGGGHNGLVAAAYLARAGWRVCVLERQDHAGGAAVSSRVFAGVDARLSRYSYLVSLLPRKIVDDLGLALDLRRRRYSSYTPYGDGAGLLVDNGDPVATAAGFRALTGGDHEFAAWQDFYARTRRVAEAVFPTLTQPLPDRDALRKLVGDEETWQQLFERPIGEAVESTFADDLVRGIVLTDALIGTFAGAHDASLRQNACFLYHVIGNGTGDWDVPVGGMGAVSGALEAAARAAGATILTGCRVTSVQADGRTAEVGYTDARDVEHVVGARWALCNAAPRELARLVGDASPAEPVEGAQLKVNMLLTRLPRLRDRSVDPRAAFAGTFHIAESYRELETAYRQAAAGALPSPAPSEIYCHSLTDPGILGPDLRAQGYQTLTLFGLHQPARLFPAHDREAALRAVLAPLDAVLDEPLADCLARDADGDPCVEARTPLDLDADLGLPGGNIFHRPLAFPFAEAAEAASPSAGRWGVGTPYAANLLLCGAGAPRGGGVSGIPGHNAAMAALGR
- a CDS encoding class I SAM-dependent methyltransferase, whose translation is MKTTLRTGGLAGRIADPARPGSLAHAARARRWSELLRCFPDLAEMRVLDLGGTPDSWRPAPVRPAQVVTVNLDPRHLHHAEPGVSALVADACALPASLTAERFDLVYSNSLMEHVGGHSRRARFAEAVHCLAAHHWVQTPYRYFPVEPHWVFPGMQFLPFRARVAISQRWPHGHIAPGDRARALRDVAEVELLSATEMRHYFPASQIWFERFAGLPKSLVARA